The Rhodococcus sp. B50 DNA window CGAAAGGCCGATGGGAGCAGATGAACCGCTGGCTCGGTTCGTTGTCGAGCCACCCTGTCGACGACGTCGACGTCTCGGAGGTCACCGACGTCGACGGCTGGATCGCCGCCCTCGAGCAGGCCGGCCACATGGTGTCGAGTTCCAGCGGAACCAGCGGCAAGGGTTCCTTCCTCAACAAATCCCCGCGCGATCTCGAGGTCAACAAGCAGAACCTGCTGGACTGCTTCACCGCGCTCGGTCTGCCGCCGGAGAAGCGGTGGCACGTCATCCCGGTGGGTCCCGAGACCGGCCAGACCCAGCACAACGGCGTGCGCGACCTGATCATCCGCGAGTTCTCCCGTCCGGACGCCCTCCCGCTGTTCGAGGGGGCACCCGCCGAGGGATTCCACCGCTACATGGCCAAGCTGTCGGCCATGCGACGGGCGATGGCCGACGGCACCGCCGCACCCGACGACATCGCACGCTTCGAGGCCGAATCCGCCGAGCGCGCCGCTCAGCAGGATCGGCGGCTGCACCACTTCGCCGACCAGATCATCGCGCGCCGGTCCGAGGACATCCTCTTCAGTTCCCAGTTCCCGCAACTGTTCCGGCTCTGCGAAATTCTGCGAGAAAAGGGTGTCCGCGAGGGCGACATCACCGGCAACAACGCGCTCACCAGCGGCGGCGGTCTGAAGGGTACGAACCTTCCTGCCGACTACCAGGAACAGATCTACCGGCTGCTCAACATCGTCCCGGAGCGCTTCCTGCACTACTACTCGATGCAGGAACTCAACAACCGCATGTTCAAGTGCCCCGAGGAGGGTCGCTACCACGTGCCGGACGAGATCGTGCTGTTCGTCCTCACCAAGGACGGAAGCGCCCTCGCCGAACCCGACGGAAACATCGTCGAAGGACGTGCCGCCTTCGTCGACACCACCGTCGACGGACGGTGGGGCGGAACGATCTCCGGCGACAGGATCACCGTCGATCTCGGAACGTGCCCGTGCGGCCGGCCCGGCGAGACCGTGCTGCCGAACATCGTCCGCTACTCCGACCTCGGCGACGACGACAAGATCACCTGTGCCGGAACGATGGACGCCTACGTCCGCGGACTCTCGGGAGAATAGATGACCACCACTGCACCTGCCCGGACCCGGATCAAGGTCCCGCACTTCGTCCGCGGCGAGATCGTCTGGGGTGAGGACAGCGAATACCTCTCCCGCGACTTCGGCGTCCCCTTCGTCACCCCGAAGCTCGAATACAACGGTCTGTTCGCGCCTCGTTCGGAGGTCGGGCCGGCATTCGACGTCCCGGTCTCCGAGATCATCGACTTCCTCGTGGAGACCGCGCAGTACCTGACCCTGGAGAAGAACGAATACCTCCAGGAATCCCTCGAGATGACGGTCCAGGTGAGCGCCCTTCCCCGCCGGATCATCGAGAACACCTTCGCCCGGCCGGGGCAGTTCCTCACCCGGCAGGCCCTCGAATACCGGCTCGAGCGCACCTTCGGTGGCCTCGACGTGCTCGACGGCTGGGCCGAGCGCACGGATCCGAACGGCAACGTGAGCCGGGTCCGCGCCTTCCCGCCGCGCCTGGTCCACATGATGGCCGGGAACTCGCCGAGTGCGGCGATGACCACCATCGCCGATGCCGCACTCACCAAGGGCGTCAACCTGTTCAAGATGCCCTCGGCCGACCCGTTCACCACCGTCGCGGTGCTGCGCACCATGGCCGACATCGCCCCCGGCCATCCGGTGCTCCGGTCGATGTCCGCCGTGTACTGGCGCGGCGGCGACGAGAAGGTCGAGAACATCCTCTACCGCTCCCAGTACTTCGACAAGCTCGTCGCATGGGGTGGCGGCTCGGCGATCGAGAACGCCGCCCGCTATGCCGGACCGGGTTTCCAGTTGATCTCCTTCGACCCCAAGGTGTCGATGTCGATCGTCGGCCGCGAGGCCTTCGAATCCGACGAGACCCTGCGCGAGGTCGCCGAACTGGCCGCCCTCGACGCGACCATCTTCAACCAGGACGCGTGCCTCGCAGCGCGGCACATCTGCGTCGAGGGTGACGACGAGCAGATCGACCGGTTCTGCGCACTACTGCACGAACGACTCGGCGTGGACCGGGACTTCGCCGAGGCTATCGGACCGAAGCCCGACGCCGAGATCCGCGACGCCGTCGAGGGAATGCGTTTCCTCGAACCGGATTACAAGGTGTGGGGCAAGCCCGACGGCAGCGGTCTGGTGGTGCGTTCACCGGAGATGGTCGACTTCCATCCGACCAACAAGACCGTCAACGTCCTCCCGATCTCGACGCTGGACGAGGCCGCCTCCTACGCTACCGTGGCCACCCAGACCGTCGGCGTCTACCCGTTCCACCGCAAGGCGGAGATCCGCGACCGGCTCGCCACCGCGGGCGTGCAGCGCATCGTTCGTCTGGGCAGCGCGTTGAAGGGCAGCATGGGCGGCCCGCACGACGGCATGTATCCGCTGCACCGCTTCGTCAACTGGGTGGTGGACGACGATGCCTGAGCCTTATGACGGCACCATGGCCCAGCGCGTGCTCGGATCGTCGGGCATCCGGGTGAGCGAACTGTGTCTCGGTGCGATGACCTTCGGTACCGAATGGGGTTTCGGCGCCGACGAGGAGACCTCCCGCCGTGTGTACGACGACTACCGCGCCGCGGGAGGCAACTTCGTCGACACCGCGAACAATTACACCAACGGGGCGAGCGAAGAGATCCTCGGCCGGTTCATCGCCTCCGAGCGCGACGAGGTGGTGGTGAGCACGAAATACACCCTGCCCACCGACCCTCGTGACGTGAACTCCGGTGGCAGCAACCGCAAGAGCCTGCGCCGCAGCGTCGAGACCAGTCTGCGCCGGCTCGGTACCGACCATCTCGACGTACTGTGGGTCCACGCGTGGGACCGGTGCACGCCCGCCGAGGAAACGCTGCGCGCGCTCGACGATCTGGTGCGGTCGGGCAAGGTGCTGTCCATCGGCGTCTCGAACACGCCCGCATGGGTGATCGCGCGTTCGGACGCCATCGCGGAGCTCCGGGGGTGGACCTCCTTCTGCGCCCTGCAACTCGAGTACTCGCTGCTCGCTCGCACCCCGGAGCGTGAACTCCTGCCGATGGCCGACGGTCTCGGCCTCTCGGTGTGCGCGTGGAGCCCCCTGGCGCGAGGCGCACTCGCTCGCGACCACACCGACGAGGCCATGGCGCGCTTCCCCGAGAAGATGCGCAACGTCCTCGACGTCACGAAGGAGATCGCCGACGAACTCGGTACCTCCAGCGCACAGGTTGCGCTGGCATGGGTGCGGCACCGCGGACTGATGATCTCGGTCGGCGCCCGCACGTCCGACCAGTTGCGCGACAACCTGGGAGCACTCACGTTGCAGCTCGATCCCGCACAGATCACACGTCTCGACGAGGTGTCTGCGGTCTCGATGGGGTACCCGCACGATTTCCTTCACCAGCGACGTGAGATGTTCGATCCGGAAGCGTTGCCGCCGATGGGTTCTCCCCACACACCCGAGACGGTGGAACCGGCTGCAGCGCACTCGTCCTGAGAACCATCGGACTCCTCGCGGAAGGCGACATCATGGACAGACTCGACCATTGGATCGACGGCAAGTCCGTAGCACCGAGCAGCGGCGACTATCTCGATGCCACCGACCCCGCGACCGGTCGTACGGTGCGGCACGTCGCGAGGGGTACCGCAGCGGACGTCGATGCAGCGGTGCGTGCGGCGGTTGCCGCCGGACCGGCATGGTTGCGGATCCCCGCGCTCGCGCGCGGACGGATGCTCGTCGACCTGGCCCGGGCGATGCGCGAGGACGTGGACAACCTGGCGGCCCTCGAGACGAGCGAGACGGGTAAACCGTCGAAGGTCGCCCTCGCCGAAGTGGAGAACTCGGCCACGTACTTCGAGTTCTACGGCGGTCTCGTGGGCATGCCCGCGGGGGAGACTCTCGACGTCGCCCCGGACCAGCACGTCTACACCGTCCGTGAGCCGTTCGGCGTCATCGGTGTGGTCACTCCCTGGAACCTTCCGCTCAATCAGTCGGCGCGCGCCTGCGCACCGGCGTTGGCTGCGGGAAACACGGTGGTTCTCAAACCGTCCGAGTACACCTCGGCGTCGAGCGTGCGTCTCGCGCAACTCGCGAGCGACGTCGGATTCCCGCCCGGCACGTTCGGCGTCGTCCTCGGCACCGGCGGGGAGGCCGGTGCCGCACTCGTCCACCATCCGGAGATCGCCAAGGTGGCGTTCACCGGTTCGGTTCCCACCGGCCGGGTCATCGGCGGTATCGCTGCCGAGCGGATCGTGCCGCTCACTCTCGAACTCGGTGGCAAGTCGGCGAACATCGTCTTCGCCGACGCCGACCTCGACGCCGCGGTCGCCGGTGCTGTCCAGGCCTTCACCTCGAACGCCGGGCAGGTGTGTTCTGCAGGAACCCGGCTACTCGTGCAGCGCGAGGTGCACGACGAATTGGTGCGCCGACTCGTCGAGAAGGTCGAGGCGATCCGGGTGGGTACCGACATGGGACCGATCATCACTCGCAGCCAGTTCGAGAAGGTGCAGGAGTACTTCGAGATCGCCGAGTCCGAAGGTGTGCGCGTCGAAACCGGTGGGCGGGTCTCTGC harbors:
- a CDS encoding acyl-CoA reductase; this translates as MTTTAPARTRIKVPHFVRGEIVWGEDSEYLSRDFGVPFVTPKLEYNGLFAPRSEVGPAFDVPVSEIIDFLVETAQYLTLEKNEYLQESLEMTVQVSALPRRIIENTFARPGQFLTRQALEYRLERTFGGLDVLDGWAERTDPNGNVSRVRAFPPRLVHMMAGNSPSAAMTTIADAALTKGVNLFKMPSADPFTTVAVLRTMADIAPGHPVLRSMSAVYWRGGDEKVENILYRSQYFDKLVAWGGGSAIENAARYAGPGFQLISFDPKVSMSIVGREAFESDETLREVAELAALDATIFNQDACLAARHICVEGDDEQIDRFCALLHERLGVDRDFAEAIGPKPDAEIRDAVEGMRFLEPDYKVWGKPDGSGLVVRSPEMVDFHPTNKTVNVLPISTLDEAASYATVATQTVGVYPFHRKAEIRDRLATAGVQRIVRLGSALKGSMGGPHDGMYPLHRFVNWVVDDDA
- a CDS encoding aldehyde dehydrogenase family protein, coding for MDRLDHWIDGKSVAPSSGDYLDATDPATGRTVRHVARGTAADVDAAVRAAVAAGPAWLRIPALARGRMLVDLARAMREDVDNLAALETSETGKPSKVALAEVENSATYFEFYGGLVGMPAGETLDVAPDQHVYTVREPFGVIGVVTPWNLPLNQSARACAPALAAGNTVVLKPSEYTSASSVRLAQLASDVGFPPGTFGVVLGTGGEAGAALVHHPEIAKVAFTGSVPTGRVIGGIAAERIVPLTLELGGKSANIVFADADLDAAVAGAVQAFTSNAGQVCSAGTRLLVQREVHDELVRRLVEKVEAIRVGTDMGPIITRSQFEKVQEYFEIAESEGVRVETGGRVSAIAERTGGFFVDPTVYTGVDNAMRIAREEIFGPVLVVIPFDTTDDAVEIANDSDYGLVAGVWTRDVSRALTVSGRIRAGQVFVNTWSTASVQTPFGGWKNSGYGREKGVEALHHYGQVKCVTVKLDSSRM
- a CDS encoding aldo/keto reductase, with the protein product MPEPYDGTMAQRVLGSSGIRVSELCLGAMTFGTEWGFGADEETSRRVYDDYRAAGGNFVDTANNYTNGASEEILGRFIASERDEVVVSTKYTLPTDPRDVNSGGSNRKSLRRSVETSLRRLGTDHLDVLWVHAWDRCTPAEETLRALDDLVRSGKVLSIGVSNTPAWVIARSDAIAELRGWTSFCALQLEYSLLARTPERELLPMADGLGLSVCAWSPLARGALARDHTDEAMARFPEKMRNVLDVTKEIADELGTSSAQVALAWVRHRGLMISVGARTSDQLRDNLGALTLQLDPAQITRLDEVSAVSMGYPHDFLHQRREMFDPEALPPMGSPHTPETVEPAAAHSS